The following are encoded in a window of Amycolatopsis lexingtonensis genomic DNA:
- a CDS encoding heavy metal translocating P-type ATPase: MRAEARREVLLLGAVLLLVAGGGLAWWADAPAAARLVWAAADVVTLVPAVVWVAADLRARRWGADLLAVLALVSTLAVGEFLAGAIVAAMVATGRVLEAGAQRRASRNLTALLDRAPRVAHLRTATGHETVPVDAVRPGQLIVVLPGEVVPVDGVLPGGGTFDESALTGEPLPVSRPADDTVHSGVVNAGAAVDVRASAAAADSAYAGVVRLAEEAAARTAGVARIADRVAVWFLPASLLIAALAWLLTGEAERAVAVLVTATPCPLLLAVPIAVTGGMSRASKAGVVVKDGAALEALGRASVLLMDKTGTVTRGRPEITDIVCAPGHDVAEVLAHAAGVEQYSPHVLAAAVVRAAASAGVAPAPAGDITEEVGSGVRGRVGARRVRVGRSRRTDLPSWARGAARRGRLDLASVLWVEFDGEPVAALLAKDPIRPDAARTMRRLRAAGIGEVRLLTGDRVDNAREVAAMLGLDDVHAEVTPAEKVAEVDAARARGVTVMTGDGVNDAPALAAADVGVALGSRGATAAAQAADAVILDDRLDRLADAAEIARRSHRLAVQSAVAGTLLSLVAMLAAAGGFLVPIAGALVQEAIDVVVILNALRALGDRKTHGPAPAAMVRRFESEHERLLPARAAVRQAADALAEGATPTADTAVRTACSLLIEQLLPHEEAEETELYPALAAALGGPEGTVTMSREHAEIGRLARRLQRHLAEAPDGIQPDQVDDLRATLYGLDAVLTLHFAQEEEAYFTLPST, encoded by the coding sequence GTGCGAGCTGAAGCCCGGCGTGAAGTCCTCCTGCTCGGTGCCGTCCTGCTGCTCGTCGCGGGCGGCGGGCTCGCGTGGTGGGCGGACGCGCCGGCCGCCGCGCGGCTCGTCTGGGCCGCCGCCGACGTGGTCACCCTGGTCCCGGCCGTGGTGTGGGTCGCGGCCGATCTGCGTGCCCGGCGCTGGGGTGCCGACCTGCTCGCGGTGCTGGCACTGGTTTCCACCCTCGCGGTGGGGGAGTTCCTCGCGGGCGCGATCGTCGCCGCGATGGTCGCCACCGGGCGCGTCCTCGAAGCCGGCGCGCAGCGGCGGGCGAGCCGCAACCTGACGGCGTTGCTCGACCGTGCGCCGCGCGTGGCGCACCTGCGGACCGCGACCGGGCACGAGACCGTGCCGGTCGACGCGGTGCGGCCCGGGCAGCTGATCGTCGTGCTGCCGGGTGAGGTCGTGCCGGTGGACGGCGTGCTGCCCGGCGGCGGCACCTTCGACGAGTCCGCGCTGACCGGCGAGCCCTTGCCGGTGTCCCGGCCCGCGGACGACACCGTCCACAGTGGTGTAGTCAACGCCGGGGCCGCCGTCGACGTGCGGGCGAGTGCGGCCGCGGCCGACAGCGCCTACGCCGGTGTCGTGCGGCTCGCCGAGGAAGCCGCGGCGCGCACCGCGGGGGTGGCCCGGATCGCCGACCGCGTGGCGGTCTGGTTCCTGCCCGCGTCGCTGCTGATCGCCGCGCTGGCGTGGCTGCTGACCGGCGAGGCGGAGCGCGCGGTGGCGGTGCTGGTGACCGCGACGCCGTGTCCGCTGTTGCTGGCCGTGCCGATCGCGGTGACCGGGGGCATGTCCCGGGCGTCGAAGGCCGGCGTGGTCGTCAAGGACGGTGCCGCGCTCGAAGCCCTCGGCCGCGCTTCGGTGCTGCTGATGGACAAGACCGGCACCGTGACGCGAGGCCGGCCCGAGATCACCGACATCGTCTGCGCGCCCGGGCACGACGTGGCCGAGGTGCTCGCCCACGCGGCCGGTGTCGAGCAGTACTCCCCGCACGTGCTGGCGGCGGCCGTCGTGCGCGCCGCCGCTTCGGCCGGAGTCGCGCCGGCACCCGCCGGGGACATCACCGAGGAGGTCGGTTCGGGCGTCCGTGGCCGGGTCGGCGCGCGGCGCGTGCGGGTCGGCCGCTCCCGCCGGACCGACCTGCCGTCGTGGGCGCGGGGCGCCGCGCGGCGGGGCCGGCTCGATCTCGCGTCCGTGCTGTGGGTGGAGTTCGACGGCGAGCCGGTCGCGGCGCTGCTCGCGAAGGACCCGATCCGGCCCGACGCCGCTCGCACGATGCGGCGGCTGCGTGCGGCCGGGATCGGCGAGGTCCGGCTGCTGACCGGCGATCGCGTCGACAACGCGCGTGAGGTCGCCGCGATGCTGGGCCTGGACGACGTCCACGCCGAGGTGACACCGGCGGAGAAGGTCGCCGAGGTCGACGCCGCACGCGCCCGGGGCGTGACCGTGATGACCGGCGACGGCGTCAACGACGCGCCCGCGCTGGCGGCGGCCGACGTCGGGGTCGCGCTCGGCTCGCGCGGGGCGACGGCGGCCGCGCAAGCCGCCGACGCGGTCATCCTCGACGACCGGCTCGACCGGCTCGCGGACGCGGCCGAGATCGCCCGCCGCTCGCACCGGCTGGCGGTGCAAAGCGCGGTGGCCGGGACGCTGCTGTCGCTGGTGGCGATGCTCGCCGCGGCCGGGGGTTTCCTGGTGCCGATCGCGGGTGCCCTGGTCCAGGAGGCCATCGACGTCGTGGTGATCCTGAACGCACTCCGCGCGCTGGGCGACCGCAAGACCCACGGGCCGGCGCCGGCGGCGATGGTGCGGCGGTTCGAGTCGGAGCACGAACGGCTGCTGCCGGCCCGGGCCGCGGTCCGGCAGGCCGCCGACGCGCTGGCCGAGGGCGCGACCCCGACGGCGGACACGGCCGTGCGCACGGCGTGCTCTTTGCTCATCGAGCAGCTGCTGCCGCACGAGGAAGCCGAGGAAACCGAGCTGTACCCGGCACTCGCCGCCGCACTGGGCGGGCCCGAAGGCACGGTGACGATGAGCCGGGAGCACGCCGAGATCGGCCGCCTCGCCCGCCGGCTGCAGCGGCACCTCGCGGAGGCACCGGACGGGATCCAGCCCGACCAGGTCGACGACCTCCGCGCCACGCTCTACGGGCTGGACGCCGTGCTGACCCTGCACTTCGCGCAGGAGGAGGAAGCGTATTTCACGCTCCCGTCGACGTGA